The nucleotide window CTGCCTTCATGGATTCAATAGCTGTATCTATACTGCCATGGGCAGTAATAACGGCAACCGGTAGGCGTGGAAAGTTTTGTTGGATAAATTCTACCAAGTCCAAACCTTTTCCATCAGGTAAATGCATGTCGGTTAAACACAGGTCGTAGGTTTGTTGCAACAAAAGCTGTTTTGCACGCGTGATATTTTCCGCGCTGTCTGTGTCCAGATGCATGCGCCCTAAAGTAATTTCCACCAGCTCGCGGATATCTGGTTCATCATCAATAATCAGTACGCGTTTATTGCTCATGGATTAAAATCTCAGTTCTTGCGCCACAATTTATATACATTATTTAGGTGGTAATTTTTTATACTGCACTAGAACCCAGGGCTTAATAACCAGCGCCCAGACGGTTGCATTTTGATCGTACCATTCCTGTGCTTGTGAATCTTTGACAGCATCTACTAAACCGGCTTCCATCCACTCTTTGACTTGTGTGGCATTATCTTGAGTGATTTGAGTCGCGACATAAATTAAATCAAGCGATTCATCAACGGCAATAGCATTGCCGCTTGCAAAAAAACGCTGCAATTCATGCCAATGAATTTGCGCAGTCTCCAATACTAATTCTGAGGCTAAATCTTTTTCGTTCATGATCTTCCGTAGTTAAAGAGATTTATTTTTAAAAGCTTGGGCTGCTTTGGATTGATTGGGTTTGTTCAGTGCGCTGCTAATAAAATTTCCAGCTTGGATTAGCTTGTTCAAATCAACACCGTGTTCAATCTTTAAGCCGTTGAGTAAATAGACCAAGTCTTCTGTAGCTACATTGCCAGACGCACCTGCCGCGTAAGGACACCCGCCGAGGCCAGCGATTGAGCTATCAACAACATTCACGCCCATTTCTAAGGAAGCATAAATATTAGTGAGCGCCTGACCATAGGTGTCGTGCATATGCACTGCAATTTTTTCCGTGGGAATTTCTTTTGCTACTGCCTCGATAAGCGTTTTGATTTGGCGTGCAGTACCAACACCTATAGTGTCACCCAATGAAATTTCATAGCAGCCCATGGCGAGTAAATCGCGAGCAATAGCCGAAACTGTGTTGGGATTAACATCGCCAGAATAGGGGCAGCCTGCAACGCAAGAGATATAGCCTCGTACTGGAATTTTTTGTGCTTTTGCTGCGGCAATTAAAGTCTCGAAGCGTTTGATACTTTCATCGATGGAACAATTAATATTTTTTTGGCTGAATGCTTCCGATGCGGCGGCAAAAATGGCCACTTCATTTGCATCTACGTTAATGGCGCGCTCATAGCCTTGCAGGTTGGGCACCAGTGCAGCATAGGTTACACCAACTTTTCGCTTGATCCCCGAAAAAACCTCTGCGCTGTCCGCCATTTGCGGAACCCATTTTGGGTTCACAAAACTACCTGCTTCAATGTAAGTGAGCCCGGCATCAACCAGCATTTCAATCAATTGGATTTTTGTAGTCGTTGGAATAGCTTGTTTTTCATTTTGTAAGCCATCGCGCGGGCCGACTTCGACTATTCGAACTTTTCTTGGCAAGTTCATTTTAGTCTTCACCCCAGCGCGGCATTAAATCTTGCTCTATACCTAGCTGATCTAAAATGCGCGCCACAATAAAATCAATAAGTTCATTGATAGTTTGTGGTTGCATGTAAAAGCCGGGGCTGGCTGGAATAATCACGGCGCCTAATTGAGTTAACTTGAGCATATTTTCTAAATGAATCGCGGAGTAGGGTGCTTCGCGTGGCACCAGAATTAATTGTCGACGTTCCTTTAAAGCAACGTCCGCAGCGCGTTCAATCAAATTATTGCTGGCACCGTGCGCAATAGCAGACAAGGTTCCGCCACTGGCAGGGCAAATAACCATTGAACTAGGTGAGCTTGAGCCAGAAGCAACAGGAGAAAACCAATCATCTTTTGCAAGCAGTTGTAATTGATCGTCATCGGCAGTAAATATATTGCTTAAGAATAATTGCTGTTGTTCAAATGTCTCCGGAAGATCCAAATCTGTCTCAGTGCGAATCACAACCTCAGCTGCACTTGAAAGCAGTAGATAAACTTTACAGTTAGCAGCCAGCAAACATTGCAACAAACGCAATCCGTATTGCGCTCCTGATGCACCAGTGATGGCGAGAGTAATGCTGCGTTGTTTGATCATTGATTCACTCCGCGTATCTACAGCTAGATTTATTTGTTAAAGCGCATGCTTTTTTAATTGCTCAATTAACTTCTGATGTACGCCACCAAATCCGCCATTGCTCATAATCACTATATGCGTATTTTTTTCGCAGAGTGAAATGGCGCAGTGAATCAATTCATCCAAATCGCGCAATAGTTTGGCGGGTACAGGACTTTTATTAACGACTTCATCCATTGCCCAATCAACATTGGCGGGTTGATACCAAAGCACGTCGTCCGCATCTGTACAGCTTTGGTTGAGCGCATTTTTGTGAACGCCCATGCGCATGGTGTTTGAGCGTGGTTCAATGATAGCAATAATTTTTTCAGCACCAACTTTTGCGCGTAAACCCGCGAGTGTTGTTTTGATTGCGGTAGGGTGATGCGCAAAATCGTCGTACACTTTTACGCTGTGCACATCTGCCAATATTTCCATGCGTCGCTTAACGCCAGCGAATTGTTCCAGCGCTTTTGCGGAGTGCTCGGGAGTTACCCCCACGTGGCGAGCGGCAATCATTGCAGCCAATCCGTTATTGACGTTATGTATGCCAGTTTGCGACCAATTTACTTGCGCCACTTGCTTGCCATTTTGTAATACTTCAAATGAAGATCCGTCAGGTGTTAACAATTGGGCTTGCCATTCTGCATTTTTTTCATCAGACGAGTTTTTATCTGAAGCGAAACCGAATTGTTGTTGCGGTGTCCAGCAACCTTGCGCAATAACCTCAGCGAGTGCACGGTCATTAATGGGGGATATTAATAAACCATTGTTAGGTACAGTGCGCACCAAATGATGGAATTGTTTTTGAATGGCTGCGAGATCGGGGAAAATATCTGCGTGATCAAATTCCAGATTGTTGAGGATAACAGTGCGTGCATTGTAGTGAACAAATTTGGAGCGCTTATCGAAAAACGCGCTGTCGTATTCATCGGCTTCAACAACAAAAAAAGGTGTATCGCCCAAACGAGCAGACGTTGGAAAATTTTTTGTTACACCGCCAATTAAATAACCCGGAGCCATGCCCGCGTATTCCAAAATCCACGCCAGCATTGAACTGGTGGTGGTTTTGCCGTGAGTTCCGGCAACGGCTAATACCCACTTGCCTTGCAATACGTGATCGCGCAGCCATTGTGGTCCGGAGGTATAGGGGATGCCTTGGTTGAGCACGTACTCCACCGCCGCATTGCCGCGGCTCATGGCGTTGCCGATAACGACTAAATCCGGTGCGGGTTGCAAGTGCGCAGGATCAAAGCCTTGCATTAATTCTATGCCGGCTTGTTCGAGCTGGGTGCTCATGGGTGGGTAAACATTGGTGTCACTGCCGGTAACCCGGTGGCCAAGATCTTTAGCGAGTTGCGCGAGGCTCCCCATGAAGGTGCCGCAGACGCCGAGGATATGAATATGCATGGGTAAACTCGTATCGTTTTGATGATGCGAGCTTACCACGAAGTCACTTGTGACAGAAATTCTGTTGCGTTTTTTGGCGTCGACTTATGCGGTGGTGTTGCGAGATAAAGCGAGATAACGTGCGCGCTTTGCCGGCTTCATAAAGGTTAAGTCGGCCATGAATAAACCATCAACGCAGTTGCCAAATTCCGAATCCACACTGAAGGCGAGCAAATGGTAACCACCGTCTTCATAAAGCGCAGCGTATTGTTTAAAAAGAATGGGCATTTTATGTCCCTGGGCAAAAAACTTTTGTTGCAAAACCTCGAATGCTTGCTCTCGATTTAATCCGGAAAATTGTTTCTGCAAATAAATTAATTCATCTTCATCGGTTTCGTGTGGATGTTTTCCA belongs to Cellvibrio zantedeschiae and includes:
- the mpl gene encoding UDP-N-acetylmuramate:L-alanyl-gamma-D-glutamyl-meso-diaminopimelate ligase, with the translated sequence MHIHILGVCGTFMGSLAQLAKDLGHRVTGSDTNVYPPMSTQLEQAGIELMQGFDPAHLQPAPDLVVIGNAMSRGNAAVEYVLNQGIPYTSGPQWLRDHVLQGKWVLAVAGTHGKTTTSSMLAWILEYAGMAPGYLIGGVTKNFPTSARLGDTPFFVVEADEYDSAFFDKRSKFVHYNARTVILNNLEFDHADIFPDLAAIQKQFHHLVRTVPNNGLLISPINDRALAEVIAQGCWTPQQQFGFASDKNSSDEKNAEWQAQLLTPDGSSFEVLQNGKQVAQVNWSQTGIHNVNNGLAAMIAARHVGVTPEHSAKALEQFAGVKRRMEILADVHSVKVYDDFAHHPTAIKTTLAGLRAKVGAEKIIAIIEPRSNTMRMGVHKNALNQSCTDADDVLWYQPANVDWAMDEVVNKSPVPAKLLRDLDELIHCAISLCEKNTHIVIMSNGGFGGVHQKLIEQLKKHAL
- a CDS encoding DUF2288 domain-containing protein, translated to MNEKDLASELVLETAQIHWHELQRFFASGNAIAVDESLDLIYVATQITQDNATQVKEWMEAGLVDAVKDSQAQEWYDQNATVWALVIKPWVLVQYKKLPPK
- a CDS encoding flavin prenyltransferase UbiX, with the protein product MIKQRSITLAITGASGAQYGLRLLQCLLAANCKVYLLLSSAAEVVIRTETDLDLPETFEQQQLFLSNIFTADDDQLQLLAKDDWFSPVASGSSSPSSMVICPASGGTLSAIAHGASNNLIERAADVALKERRQLILVPREAPYSAIHLENMLKLTQLGAVIIPASPGFYMQPQTINELIDFIVARILDQLGIEQDLMPRWGED
- a CDS encoding hydroxymethylglutaryl-CoA lyase, which translates into the protein MNLPRKVRIVEVGPRDGLQNEKQAIPTTTKIQLIEMLVDAGLTYIEAGSFVNPKWVPQMADSAEVFSGIKRKVGVTYAALVPNLQGYERAINVDANEVAIFAAASEAFSQKNINCSIDESIKRFETLIAAAKAQKIPVRGYISCVAGCPYSGDVNPNTVSAIARDLLAMGCYEISLGDTIGVGTARQIKTLIEAVAKEIPTEKIAVHMHDTYGQALTNIYASLEMGVNVVDSSIAGLGGCPYAAGASGNVATEDLVYLLNGLKIEHGVDLNKLIQAGNFISSALNKPNQSKAAQAFKNKSL